From the Winogradskyella forsetii genome, the window ATGATTTATTTACCCTACTTAGACCAGGTGATCTAATACAAATATTCGATATTAACATTCATATTTCTGGAAGCAGCAGCTACAGGCTTAAAGGAGTTTCTCCAATTTTAATCAAAATTATAGAATAAACAAATCTAAACAATCTCCATCTTCTTCAACAAAAAACTAGCATTCATGTTTTGGCAGACGCCTTGTTTTAATTTGTAATCGAAAAATAGTTCATCGTTTATGATTTCTGCATCAAAATAGTAGTTTTTAACAGCTTCTAATTCGGTTTCTATTTCTGTAAGACTTAAATCGTGCGTAGCAATAATTCCTGTGGCATTTTGTTTCACTAACTTTTCCACAAATTTTCTTGAGCCAATGGCTTTATCAGTACTGTTGGTGCCTTTTAGAATTTCATCGAGGATTACGAAATAGTTTTTGTCATTTTCAATAGTATCCACCACAAATTTTAATCGTGTTAATTCACTAAAGAAATAGGAGCTATCATCAGTTAACGAATCTGTGGTTCGCATGCTTGTAATTAACTTAATGGGCTTGTACTTGCTCTCTTTTGCACACACAGGCAATCCAACATTGGCCATAACAATATGAAGTGCAACGGTTCTTAAAAAGGTACTTTTTCCTGCCATGTTTGCGCCTGTCACGATAAAGAATTGTTCCTCTTCTAACTTTAAATCACTGTCTACTCGTTTTTCGGGATGTAACAAGGGATGTCCTAAACCTTCAGCCAAAATTGTCACTGGTTCGTGAGTTAGAGTTGGATAAGTAAAACTTTGATGATTAAAGCCATAGTTTCCAAAGCTATTAAAAGCATCAAAGAAGGTGACCACATGAAACCATTCGTCCACTTTATGGGCATTTTTAGAAATCCATTTTTCAACAGCATAGCTGTATCGTAGATCTAAAAGCAGATAGCCGTTACCTAGAACCAATGAAATGAGATTATTTCTATTATCCAGAGCATCGAGTGCTTTTGAAAATTTTGAAAATATTTCAGATGCTTTTTGGTCTTCAGATTGAATCAATTGTTGTTTGGCCTTTAATAATTGAGAGTTAAACGTTGTTGTTTCAATAGCTTCTAATAACAACGCATATTGTCTAAAGGTGTCTTTTGCTCTTCCTGTATGCTGTGCTAGAACATCAATTTTTTTCCAATATAGTGCTGTAATGCCGAGTCCTAACAATAACCAATATCCAATCATGGAAATCGGAATAATTTCCATAATTCCTAATCCTATAATAATTAAAGATGCTATACTAAACCCAATAGTCAAAGCATACTGCACTTTTCCCAAAAACGGCTTGTAACCTTTTAGCCAAGCAATAATTGAAGCTGCGGAATGCTCTATTTCAACGCCTTGCGCTACTGCTGTATAGTTTTGTCGCCATTCTGGCATTGCAGCCAATTCTTGTATCGCTTGTTGTCGCTCCTCAATGTTGGTAATATCATTTGATAGCAAATTTTCGGTCAACGTTTCGGTACCTTCATTTATAGCTGTTCGATTTATAAATTGAAAAAAAGACCCTTTTCCAAACAAATCGATATCCAGACTAAAGAAATGCTTAGGATTTTGAAATTCCGACCCATCTGGTTGTTCGTGAAAATCTCCTTTGGCTATGTTTAATTCGTTTTCGTTAATAGCAATCAGACGTTTGTGTAGGTTTCTTTTCGCTTTTAAGTCTGTGTATCGCGATAATAGAAAAAGGAAAATAGCCATACCAACGACACCAATGCCTGCCGCAATTTGCCAGTTTTTATAGGTAAAATAAATGCCTATTCCTGTAAGTACAAAAACGGAAAGTCTTAGAAGGCTATAAAGACTGAGTTGTTTGAATATACGCTTAGACTCCCTTTGATTTAACTGTAATTGTGCTTTATAAAACGTGTTTGGGTTTTGCATAATGCTGTATTAAAAAATCCCAAGATAAGATTTTACCTTGGGATTCCATTATTATTTGTCCTTCCCATTGGGAAAGGTTGAGATGAGATTAACCTTTCAATGTCGCAGCTAAATATTCACGATTCATACGTGCAATATTCTCTAAAGAAATACCTTTAGGACATTCTACTTCGCAAGCTCCAGTATTTGTACAGTTACCAAAACCTTCTTCGTCCATTTGCTTTACCATATTTAAAACACGATCAGTCGCTTCTACTTGACCTTGTGGTAATAATGCAAATTGAGAAACTTTAGCACCAACAAATAACATTGCTGATGAGTTTTTACAAGAAGCTACACAAGCACCACAACCAATACAAGTTGCTGCAGCAAAAGCATCATCCGCATCGTGTTTATTTACAGGAATTGCATTGGCATCAATGGTATTTCCAGAAGTATTTACAGAAATAAATCCTCCTGCATGTTGAATGCGATCAAAAGAGGTTCTATCAACGATTAAATCTTTAATGACAGGAAATGCTGTTGCTCTAAATGGTTCAATAGTAATAACATCACCATCATTGAACATTCGCATATGCAATTGGCAAGTTGTTACGCCACGATCTGGACCATGCGCCTCTCCGTTAATGTACAATGAACAAGAACCACATATACCTTCGCGACAATCGTGATCGAAAGCTACTGGCTCTTCCCCTTTTTCTATTAATTCGTTATTTAAAACATCTAACATTTCAAGAAAAGACATATCTGGTGACACATCGCTGATTTTATAATCAACCATTTTTCCTTTATCGTTATTGTTTTTTTGTCTCCAAATCTTTAGTGTAAGATTCATAATATTTTGATTTTATAGACTTATTGTTCTGAGAAAAAAGAATGAAGAGTAAAGAAAACAGATTTATAATCCATTTTGAAAACCCATCGTCATTCTTTGAAATTCTTCGTTTTTAGATTCTAATATTTTTAAAGTTTCTTCCTTAATGTAATTTCTATGAAAAGCAACTAAGAGCTGTGTACCAAGCTCAAATGATGATCCTATAGAAATGTCAAGAAAATGTGAAAAAGATTTATCTGTTCTCGCAGAGCCTTCTGCTATGTTACTCGGCATGGAAACAGAACATTTACTCATTTGAGAACTTAAATCATATCTTTCATGTTTTGGAAAATTAATTAAAACATCCGAAATATTATTAGCAATCTCTAATCCGAGCTGCCAAATTTTCAAATTTTTATAATTATGCCTTTTCCGAAAACTCATTAATTTTCAATATCTCTATTCTCTTTTCTCTATTCTCTTTTCTCTATTCTCTATTCTCTATTCTCTACTTATAAGAACGCTCTTTAACTTTAATATTCTCGTATTCTAATTCTTCTTTATGAAGTATAGCATCTTTTGGTTCGCCTTTATATTCCCAAGCGGACACATATTGAAACTCTTTGCGACGCATGGCTTCTCCTTCTGCTGTTTGATACTCTTCCCTGAAATGACCTCCCGCAGATTCTTCACGCTGCAAAGCATCTTTGGCAAACAACTCTCCTAATTCCAAGAAGTCTGCAACACGGCCAGCTTTCGCCAATTCTTCATTGTATTCCTCATTTGTTCCTGGCACTTTAACATCCTTCCAAAATTCTGCTCTTAATTCTGATATTTCGGAAATTGCAGATTTTAAATCTTCAGCGTTTCTTGCCATTCCACATTTGTTCCACATTATTTTCCCTAGTCGTTTATGGAAATAATCAACAGAATGGGTGCCCTTATTATTAATTAAATGCTCAATATTTTTTCTGACTTCATTTTCAGCATCTTCGAATTCTTTAGAATCAGTTGAAATGGGTCCTGTTCTAATATCATGCGATAAATAATTTCCAATAGTGTATGGCAACACAAAATAGCCATCTGCCAAACCTTGCATTAATGCCGAAGCTCCAAGTCTATTGGCACCATGATCTGAAAAATTAGCCTCACCGATACAATACAATCCAGGAACAGTAGTCATTAAATCATAATCTACCCAAACGCCACCCATGGTGTAGTGAACTGCGGGATAAATCATCATAGGTGTATTGTATGGATCTTGATCTACAATCTTCTCATACATTTGGAATAAGTTCCCGTATTTATTCTTGATGACTTCCTGTCCTAACTTCTTAACAAGAGCAGCATCATTTTCGTTTAATCCTCTAACATGAGCGGTTTCTTTACCATAACGTTCAATGGCAGCAGCAAAATCTAAAAATACAGCTTCGCCTGTTGCATTCACGCCATAACCAGCATCGCAACGCTCTTTTGCGGCTCTCGAAGCCACATCACGAGGTACTAAGTTTCCGAAGGCTGGATAGCGACGTTCTAAGTAATAATCGCGATCTTCTTCTGCTAAATCTTTAGGTTTTAATGTGCCTGCTTTAATAGCCTCAACATCTTTCATATGCTTAGGCACCCAAATACGTCCATCATTACGTAAAGACTCAGACATTAACGTTAATTTAGACTGATGATCTCCAGAAACAGGAATACAGGTTGGGTGTATTTGCGTATAACAAGGATTCGCAAAATATGCGCCACGTTTATGTGCTTTCCAAGCTGCTGTTACATTACTTCCCATCGCATTTGTTGATAAGAAAAATACATTTCCGTAACCACCAGTTCCCAGAACAACAGCGTGCGCTGAATGTCTTTCAATTTCTCCAGTAATTAAGTTTCGTGTGATAATCCCTCGTGCTTTGCCATCAACAATGACAACGTCTAACATTTCGTGACGATTGTACATTTTGATTTTTCCACGACCAATCTGACGGTTCATAGCAGAATAGGCGCCCAACAACAATTGTTGTCCCGTCTGTCCTGCAGCATAAAATGTTCTTGATACCAAAACACCACCAAAAGAACGGTTATCTAATAAACCACCATATTCACGAGCAAAAGGAACACCTTGTGCCACGCATTGGTCAATAATATTTGCAGATACCTCAGCAAGACGGTACACATTTGCTTCACGCGAACGGTAATCACCACCTTTTACAGTATCATAAAACAATCGGTATGTAGAATCGCCATCGCCCTGGTAATTTTTCGCTGCATTAATTCCGCCTTGTGCCGCAATAGAGTGCGCACGTCTTGGAGAATCTTGAAAACAGAATGCTTTAACGTTATAGCCTAACTCGGCTAAAGTAGCCGCAGCAGAACCTCCAGCTAAACCTGTACCAACCACAATAACATCTATATTTCGTTTGTTGGCAGGATTGACCAAGTCAATACTATTTTTATAATTCGTCCATTTGTCTGCAATTGGACCTTCTGGTACTTTTGAATCTAAAGCCATATTAGATGTATTTTTTTAGTGATTAAAATGATGAAATAATGCAATGAATATGAATCCCAGTGGAATTACAATTGCATAGAATTTTCCAAATCCTTTCAATCCTTTTGTGTATTTGTTATTTGCTCCAACCGATTGAAATGCAGAGTTAAAGCCATGTAGTAAGTGCAGTGATAAAAACACGAAGCCTAAGCAGTAAAGGGCTACACGCCAGATAGGTTCAAATTTATGAACAAGTTCCTCGTAAAACCTAAAGCCGCTATCCACATTATCAGGATCGATCAATCCAGTCATATCGCCTTTGAAATATTTGATATTCATTTCAGGCGCCCAAAAATCAATCATGTGAATGATTAAGAAGATAAGAATAAATCCGCCACTCCAAATCATGTTTCTACTCATCCAAGTAGAATTTGCAGCACCGTTGTTTTTTGCGTAACTAATTTTTCGTGCATTTCGATTTCTTATTTCTAAGACAAATCCCATTACAAAATGAAAAATAACACCGATAATTAAAATAGGTTGAATCACAAATTGAATGACCCAAAATGTTCCCATAAAGTAAGACACCTCATTAAAGGTATCAGGACTTAAAACAGAAAGTAGGTTAATTGCAAAATGTTGTAGTACAAAAATCATTAGGAAGAGTGCCGAAAGTGCCATGGCAAACTTTCTTCCAATCGAAGAATTTAGAATTCCGCTCATTGTTAATCTAATTTATTTTAGTCCAACAAAGATACAGCGCAATTGGGTTATTCCCAACTGCGCTGTAGTATAATTAACTATTTAGAATGAATTTAATTAGAAACCATTGGAATCAAACCCCTAAGCCCCATATCTACCACTTGTTCACCAGCAGAAGGTTCGTATTTCCCATCTGCATTCACTTCCGTCCATTCAAAACTATCATTGACTGAAAAAGAAAGCGTTACGGTTACATCTTCAGTTTCATTTCCTGTAATGGTCAATGCGTTGGAAAATTCACCAGTAACGACACAAGAGCCTTGGGGAACTGGCGAAGTTGCGAACAATGGGTTGGGAACAGTGGTTGCGCCAGGAGGTGCTTGCCCTTGCGTTGTGAAGCCCAAAGCTTCAAAGGCCCAAAACCCTTGCAGAACATCATCATTAACAGCAATTGCACTTCCGTTTAAATCAAATGAGGTGATGTAATTATTATAACCAACAAAGCTTGCTAAAGTTCCTGTAATTTCAGAACCGTTATTTAAGAGCTGAATATCGCCTTCTTGATAGGCCAACGACACTCTAACCCATTCATAAGAACCCGAAGCAACTTCATTCAAAGGCATACTTAAAAATACGTCATCATTTCCAGCGAAAATAGCTTGTTGAAAATCAATGGCCATATCGCCACCTGCATCGGTTTCTTCACCGACAAATACGACTTCACCTTGTCCCAATTGAGTTGTGGCCGTCGGTGCAAACTCAATATAATTGGCACTCATTTTTTGAATGGTTGGCGTTTGTGCTGCATTCCCATCCGGAATTGTAGCGGGTTGGCCTAAATTGTTTAAGCGTTGTTGGTTGGCGTCGAAGTTTAACTTAATAATAAGGTTAGCTTCTGAGGGTGGTTGGGAATCGTCATTATCGGTTCCACAAGAGAAAGCCATTCCAAAGATTGCTAATACTAATACTGATTTAAGATGTTTCATTTTTTACGATTTTTAACTTTCATTTTTATTTAAAAAACCCTTAAAAATATTGTGTGCCTAAAGGCACACTAGACCATGTTACATTCATATTTTACCCAAATTAAGTCCCTGACGGGACAAGCATGAATTAGTAAAAGAGTTTAATGATTTTAATGCTGTTTCTTATTGAGTTAGAATTTAGTCTAATTTCCCTGCCTTGTCAGCAGGCAGGTTGATTCTAACAGTGCAGCGGTCTTTTGTCTTTTATTGAATGTCATTGGTTTATAATTATTTAATTTCAAAAGTCGTTTCTGAATCCTCCATTTGTACGGTATAAACGCCTTTTGGCAAATAATATTTCTTATTGCCTGTTTCTTTAAAATGAATACTTGAATCTTCTTTCATTAAAGCCTTCTTTCCTTTTTCATCGAGTTCTAAATTATAATCCACATAATTAAATCCGTTTTCAACAGCTACAGACATCTTCACTAATTCAGCGCCTTCTTCAGACTGTATTTTCAAGGTTTTATTTCCCGAAGACTTACTGAAAAATCTAATCGTGGTTTCTGGTTCAAAAGCATCAAACCAAGGACTCCAAGAACTTCCCCATTGACCAGAATGTGTTATCGGTTGGATATCCATAAATGTAATATCATTCGTAGTCTCATCAGCGTTTATAATTTGAAGCGCTTCAATATTGGCCTTATAAATACTTCGGCCGTGCGTTCCCAATACTAAATCTTTAGCTTCAGGTTGAATCACGATATCATGAACAGCCACATTTGGAAGTCCTTTTGAAAATATATGCCATGATGCTCCCCTATTAAAGGAAACATAGGCGCCATTATCGGTTCCTAAATACAATACATTTTCATTAGACGTGTCTTCCTTTATGACGTTAACCGGAGACGTTGGAATATTAGAACTAATGTCCTTCCATGTTTGTCCATAATCGTCACTCCTGTAAACATAGACTTTAAAATCATCCCACCGATATCCATTCAAGGTCACATAGACACGTTCTTTTTTATGTTGCGAGGCCATCACTCTACTTACCCATAAATCTTTTGGAAACGTATTTGAAATTGTGGTCCAGCTTCCTCCTGCATCTTTAGTCACACTAACCACACCATCATCACTTCCCGTGTAAATCAATCCGAATTGAAAAGGGCTTTCGCTAATAGAAGTCAATGTGCCATATGCCACGTTTCCTTTTTTTCCACCATTGGTTAAATCGTCACTTATCGCCTCAAAATCATCGCCTTTATTCATGGAACGCATCAACTTGTTCCCTCCCAAATACAGAATATCTTGATTGTGTGGCGACAACAAAATCGGTGTTTGCCAATTGAAACGGTAAGGTGTTTCTCCTAAAGTGTGTTTAGGTTGAATGTATTTAAATTCTTCGGTTTCTCGATTGATTCTGAAATAATTTCCAAATTGAAATCCCGTATAAACGATATTCGAATCACGACTATCAATCTCAATTTGCATACCATCACCACCCATTAGCTCTTCCCAAGGGTAGTGTCCGCTTTGGTGCCAAAATTTATCTTCCCTAGCATTATTTGCACCGACCCAAACGCCATTATCTTGCAATCCGCCATAAACATTGTATGGTTTTTCATTATCGACGTTGATGGCATAAAATTGACCAACGGCTGGCGAGTTCAGCTTTATCCAGCTTTCACCATCATCGTAGCTCATGTTGAGTCCACCATCATTGCCATCGATTAAATGGCCTTGCATTTTAGGATTTATCCAAAGTGCCTGATGATCGGCATGCACATTTTCACGACTAATAGAAGTAAATGTTTTGCCAGCGTCTTTCGATTTTAAAATGGGCACACCCATAATATAAATACCATTTTTATCTTGTGGATCTACCCTGATTTCCCCAAAATAATAGCCGTAACTGTAGTACAAACCATCGATATAATCCTCATGTGTTTTGTTCCAAGATTTTCCTCCATCTGTACTTTTATAGACCTCAGCACCAATAACAGGCGTATCAAACATCATAGAATTGGCATCCTCTAAATAATGTGCCAAATCAATGGGTTTTACAGAGCCGCTACTCACCAATTGTTTTACATTAGCTGCTCTGTATTTTTCTTGAAATCCGTTAGTTTTA encodes:
- a CDS encoding MutS-related protein encodes the protein MQNPNTFYKAQLQLNQRESKRIFKQLSLYSLLRLSVFVLTGIGIYFTYKNWQIAAGIGVVGMAIFLFLLSRYTDLKAKRNLHKRLIAINENELNIAKGDFHEQPDGSEFQNPKHFFSLDIDLFGKGSFFQFINRTAINEGTETLTENLLSNDITNIEERQQAIQELAAMPEWRQNYTAVAQGVEIEHSAASIIAWLKGYKPFLGKVQYALTIGFSIASLIIIGLGIMEIIPISMIGYWLLLGLGITALYWKKIDVLAQHTGRAKDTFRQYALLLEAIETTTFNSQLLKAKQQLIQSEDQKASEIFSKFSKALDALDNRNNLISLVLGNGYLLLDLRYSYAVEKWISKNAHKVDEWFHVVTFFDAFNSFGNYGFNHQSFTYPTLTHEPVTILAEGLGHPLLHPEKRVDSDLKLEEEQFFIVTGANMAGKSTFLRTVALHIVMANVGLPVCAKESKYKPIKLITSMRTTDSLTDDSSYFFSELTRLKFVVDTIENDKNYFVILDEILKGTNSTDKAIGSRKFVEKLVKQNATGIIATHDLSLTEIETELEAVKNYYFDAEIINDELFFDYKLKQGVCQNMNASFLLKKMEIV
- a CDS encoding succinate dehydrogenase/fumarate reductase iron-sulfur subunit, with amino-acid sequence MNLTLKIWRQKNNNDKGKMVDYKISDVSPDMSFLEMLDVLNNELIEKGEEPVAFDHDCREGICGSCSLYINGEAHGPDRGVTTCQLHMRMFNDGDVITIEPFRATAFPVIKDLIVDRTSFDRIQHAGGFISVNTSGNTIDANAIPVNKHDADDAFAAATCIGCGACVASCKNSSAMLFVGAKVSQFALLPQGQVEATDRVLNMVKQMDEEGFGNCTNTGACEVECPKGISLENIARMNREYLAATLKG
- a CDS encoding four helix bundle protein, with amino-acid sequence MSFRKRHNYKNLKIWQLGLEIANNISDVLINFPKHERYDLSSQMSKCSVSMPSNIAEGSARTDKSFSHFLDISIGSSFELGTQLLVAFHRNYIKEETLKILESKNEEFQRMTMGFQNGL
- a CDS encoding fumarate reductase/succinate dehydrogenase flavoprotein subunit; amino-acid sequence: MALDSKVPEGPIADKWTNYKNSIDLVNPANKRNIDVIVVGTGLAGGSAAATLAELGYNVKAFCFQDSPRRAHSIAAQGGINAAKNYQGDGDSTYRLFYDTVKGGDYRSREANVYRLAEVSANIIDQCVAQGVPFAREYGGLLDNRSFGGVLVSRTFYAAGQTGQQLLLGAYSAMNRQIGRGKIKMYNRHEMLDVVIVDGKARGIITRNLITGEIERHSAHAVVLGTGGYGNVFFLSTNAMGSNVTAAWKAHKRGAYFANPCYTQIHPTCIPVSGDHQSKLTLMSESLRNDGRIWVPKHMKDVEAIKAGTLKPKDLAEEDRDYYLERRYPAFGNLVPRDVASRAAKERCDAGYGVNATGEAVFLDFAAAIERYGKETAHVRGLNENDAALVKKLGQEVIKNKYGNLFQMYEKIVDQDPYNTPMMIYPAVHYTMGGVWVDYDLMTTVPGLYCIGEANFSDHGANRLGASALMQGLADGYFVLPYTIGNYLSHDIRTGPISTDSKEFEDAENEVRKNIEHLINNKGTHSVDYFHKRLGKIMWNKCGMARNAEDLKSAISEISELRAEFWKDVKVPGTNEEYNEELAKAGRVADFLELGELFAKDALQREESAGGHFREEYQTAEGEAMRRKEFQYVSAWEYKGEPKDAILHKEELEYENIKVKERSYK
- a CDS encoding succinate dehydrogenase cytochrome b subunit; the encoded protein is MSGILNSSIGRKFAMALSALFLMIFVLQHFAINLLSVLSPDTFNEVSYFMGTFWVIQFVIQPILIIGVIFHFVMGFVLEIRNRNARKISYAKNNGAANSTWMSRNMIWSGGFILIFLIIHMIDFWAPEMNIKYFKGDMTGLIDPDNVDSGFRFYEELVHKFEPIWRVALYCLGFVFLSLHLLHGFNSAFQSVGANNKYTKGLKGFGKFYAIVIPLGFIFIALFHHFNH
- a CDS encoding WD40/YVTN/BNR-like repeat-containing protein, with the translated sequence MIKSKFFLFLFFISSVVAFSQQPATSAATIQQALQHKKEMTETSLVKNVPFENIGPTVMSGRVVDVDVNPEMPSEFYVGYASGGVWHTTNNGTTFTPILDNAPTQNVGDIAVDWKNRTIWVGTGENNSSRSSYAGIGILKSKNNGKTWEQVGLPDSHHIGRILINPKNPEEVIIGVTGHLYSPNEERGIYKTTDGGNTWKRTLFVDKSSGIIDVQHAPDNFNVMFASSWTRDRKAWNFSGNGTNSAIFKSTDGGETWEKVSTEKSGFPTGEGVGRIGIAVFDENTIYALHDSQFHRKEEPKKGETSGLTKDDFKTMSVDAFMKLEDKALNDYLKTNGFQEKYRAANVKQLVSSGSVKPIDLAHYLEDANSMMFDTPVIGAEVYKSTDGGKSWNKTHEDYIDGLYYSYGYYFGEIRVDPQDKNGIYIMGVPILKSKDAGKTFTSISRENVHADHQALWINPKMQGHLIDGNDGGLNMSYDDGESWIKLNSPAVGQFYAINVDNEKPYNVYGGLQDNGVWVGANNAREDKFWHQSGHYPWEELMGGDGMQIEIDSRDSNIVYTGFQFGNYFRINRETEEFKYIQPKHTLGETPYRFNWQTPILLSPHNQDILYLGGNKLMRSMNKGDDFEAISDDLTNGGKKGNVAYGTLTSISESPFQFGLIYTGSDDGVVSVTKDAGGSWTTISNTFPKDLWVSRVMASQHKKERVYVTLNGYRWDDFKVYVYRSDDYGQTWKDISSNIPTSPVNVIKEDTSNENVLYLGTDNGAYVSFNRGASWHIFSKGLPNVAVHDIVIQPEAKDLVLGTHGRSIYKANIEALQIINADETTNDITFMDIQPITHSGQWGSSWSPWFDAFEPETTIRFFSKSSGNKTLKIQSEEGAELVKMSVAVENGFNYVDYNLELDEKGKKALMKEDSSIHFKETGNKKYYLPKGVYTVQMEDSETTFEIK